In one window of Legionella fallonii LLAP-10 DNA:
- a CDS encoding Dam family site-specific DNA-(adenine-N6)-methyltransferase, protein MTKIRPFLKWAGSKYNCLNEIISSLPSGNRLIEPFAGSGVVFMNTDYSSYILAESNPDLVEIFTTLQDQGEDFIDYCQQYFQPEANCKEQYYKRRDDFNQLGYSYQKSAFFLYLNRHGYNGLCRYNSKGIYNVPFGLYAKPYFPRKEMLLFHQKSKHAQFIQNDFRSTFQLAEPGDVIYCDPPYVPISPKTKPLPYTQKQFSEEDQIELAELAKITAAKGIPVIISNHDTEFTRRHYQKAKIKSFPVSRWINCNAQGRQPVKELVAVFTK, encoded by the coding sequence ATGACGAAAATTAGGCCCTTTCTTAAATGGGCAGGAAGCAAATATAATTGTTTAAATGAAATTATCTCCTCTCTTCCCTCGGGTAACCGTTTAATTGAGCCTTTTGCTGGATCGGGAGTCGTGTTTATGAATACAGATTACTCATCCTATATTTTGGCAGAAAGCAATCCTGATTTAGTGGAAATTTTCACTACCTTACAAGATCAAGGAGAGGACTTTATAGACTATTGCCAGCAGTACTTTCAACCTGAAGCAAATTGCAAGGAACAATACTATAAGCGGCGCGATGATTTTAACCAACTAGGCTATTCTTATCAGAAATCTGCCTTTTTCCTCTATCTTAATAGACATGGTTATAATGGTTTATGCCGTTATAATTCTAAAGGTATATATAATGTACCTTTTGGGTTGTATGCTAAACCCTACTTTCCTCGCAAGGAAATGCTCCTCTTTCATCAAAAAAGTAAGCACGCGCAATTCATCCAAAACGATTTTCGCAGTACGTTTCAATTAGCAGAGCCAGGAGATGTTATTTATTGTGATCCGCCCTATGTACCCATATCTCCTAAAACTAAACCCTTACCGTATACCCAAAAACAATTTTCTGAAGAAGATCAGATTGAATTAGCAGAATTAGCTAAAATTACTGCTGCAAAAGGGATACCGGTAATTATTTCGAATCATGATACCGAATTTACTCGACGCCATTATCAAAAAGCAAAAATCAAAAGTTTTCCTGTTTCCCGCTGGATTAATTGCAATGCGCAAGGACGACAACCGGTAAAAGAGTTAGTTGCTGTTTTTACTAAGTGA
- a CDS encoding bestrophin family protein: protein MKENKRIINQYEYPNFMDCALAIHGSVTPRVWKKVLAVCVYACLISLLSIFIPWLSLPISPFEYAGVIMGLILVFRVNAGYDRWWEARKLWGNVVNCSRNLAIIIISYIDPSNRDEIDKILGLIAAMPYLMKNNLRGITSVDEVKHLLCDYTYAQLQQWQHKPNLISSKLAEMLSQMQKSGKLNQFSFLKAEELREAILDCQGACERILKTPMPFVMAIKSRRFILLFLIILPVALVNYSAYINPIIVTLVAYALFSLDQIGVELQNPFSIENLSHLPLNDICSTIENNVMEIKKKQCK from the coding sequence ATGAAAGAAAATAAAAGAATTATAAATCAATATGAATATCCTAATTTCATGGATTGTGCGCTTGCCATTCATGGTTCGGTTACTCCTAGAGTATGGAAAAAGGTTTTGGCGGTATGTGTTTATGCATGTTTAATTTCTTTACTAAGTATTTTTATTCCCTGGTTATCTCTTCCTATCAGCCCCTTTGAGTATGCAGGGGTAATTATGGGATTAATTTTAGTTTTTCGTGTTAATGCGGGATACGACCGTTGGTGGGAAGCAAGAAAACTATGGGGTAATGTGGTTAATTGCAGTAGAAACTTGGCAATCATTATAATAAGTTACATAGATCCTTCAAATAGGGACGAGATAGATAAAATTTTGGGTCTAATTGCGGCAATGCCGTATCTTATGAAAAATAATCTTAGGGGAATCACTTCTGTAGATGAAGTCAAACATCTATTATGTGATTATACATATGCTCAATTGCAGCAGTGGCAACACAAACCTAATTTAATTTCGTCAAAGCTGGCTGAAATGTTGTCGCAGATGCAAAAAAGTGGCAAATTAAATCAGTTTTCTTTTTTGAAAGCAGAAGAGCTTCGTGAAGCAATTCTGGATTGTCAAGGCGCGTGCGAACGGATATTAAAAACACCGATGCCTTTTGTGATGGCAATCAAATCACGTCGATTTATCCTTTTATTTTTGATTATACTTCCTGTGGCTCTAGTTAATTACTCTGCATATATTAATCCCATTATCGTGACTTTGGTTGCATATGCTCTTTTTTCATTAGACCAAATAGGAGTAGAGCTACAGAACCCCTTTTCAATTGAGAATTTGAGTCATTTACCTCTGAATGATATTTGTAGCACCATAGAAAATAACGTAATGGAAATTAAGAAAAAGCAATGTAAATAA
- a CDS encoding Hsp20/alpha crystallin family protein — MSKEFILFLSCAVMLTAMMSVVNAKDTNPVQKSTHQMAFPFDDDPFFQSNNDVFNQIKTMQQAMDRLMQHQFTQINNNRFNFANSKNALGSSQDIQIEERNNELIYKIKQPEGTDSKVDVSVEDGLLIINTRLMQKMTHSENDSKSYSYSQSNYNQSFKLPNEYDPNSIDIKTKGSNLIVTFKKQGISNSLKI, encoded by the coding sequence ATGAGCAAAGAGTTCATTCTATTTTTATCGTGTGCGGTTATGCTTACCGCAATGATGTCTGTGGTTAATGCCAAAGACACTAATCCAGTTCAAAAAAGCACGCATCAAATGGCATTTCCATTTGATGACGATCCTTTTTTTCAATCTAATAATGATGTATTCAATCAAATCAAGACCATGCAGCAAGCTATGGATCGCCTAATGCAGCACCAGTTTACACAAATTAATAATAATCGGTTTAATTTTGCGAACTCAAAAAATGCTCTAGGTTCTTCACAAGACATTCAAATTGAGGAACGCAACAACGAGCTCATTTACAAGATCAAACAGCCCGAAGGCACCGATAGTAAAGTCGATGTTTCTGTGGAAGATGGGTTATTAATTATTAATACCCGTCTCATGCAGAAAATGACACATAGTGAGAATGACAGCAAAAGCTATAGTTATTCTCAAAGCAATTACAACCAATCTTTTAAATTGCCAAATGAGTATGATCCCAATTCAATAGATATAAAAACAAAGGGCTCCAATCTAATTGTTACTTTCAAAAAACAGGGGATATCGAACTCTTTAAAGATCTGA
- a CDS encoding amino acid permease: MYSRFIGGILLIVGTSIGGGMLALPVANASTGFIQSSVFLFICWAFMTFGAFFILEANLYLPRGKHMVSMAAATLGNYGLLAAWISYLFLLYTLLSAYISGGADVLNSLLLKTGLHLNEWQASSLFTLLFGLVVYGGIHYVDWANRGLMFGKLTIYCLLVVFIFPHIELQHFQHGDMRYIGGSIMILITSFGFAIIVPNLRDYFDDDIKTLRKVILIGSLIPLVCYIAWDAIILGALPSAGEQGLESLMQNPHATSALASLLSTKIQSTWISALFNFFTSICMLTAFLGVSLCLYSFLADGLKLRESGSHGAGLFLLTFLPPLLIVIYYPGAYIHALRYAGIFCIILLLLLPALMCYFGRRHYNTVFKVPGGKLSQGAVIIASIALLSHEVYILLA; the protein is encoded by the coding sequence ATGTATTCAAGATTTATAGGCGGTATTCTTTTAATCGTTGGGACCTCAATCGGCGGAGGGATGTTGGCTTTACCTGTAGCTAATGCATCAACAGGCTTCATACAATCGTCTGTCTTTCTATTTATTTGCTGGGCCTTTATGACCTTTGGTGCTTTTTTTATTCTCGAGGCCAATTTGTACTTACCTCGAGGAAAGCATATGGTTTCTATGGCCGCAGCTACTTTGGGTAATTATGGTTTATTAGCCGCGTGGATAAGTTATCTCTTTTTACTTTATACCTTGCTTTCTGCTTATATATCAGGTGGAGCAGATGTACTCAACAGCTTGCTTCTAAAAACTGGACTGCATCTCAACGAATGGCAAGCCAGCTCATTATTTACACTCCTTTTTGGCTTAGTTGTTTACGGTGGCATACATTATGTAGATTGGGCCAACCGTGGATTGATGTTTGGCAAATTAACCATTTACTGTTTATTAGTAGTGTTCATATTTCCCCATATTGAGCTTCAACATTTTCAACACGGAGATATGCGCTATATAGGTGGTTCTATCATGATTTTAATCACCTCTTTCGGTTTTGCTATTATCGTTCCTAATTTGCGGGATTATTTCGACGACGATATAAAAACACTAAGAAAAGTAATTCTAATCGGCTCATTGATTCCTTTAGTATGTTATATAGCTTGGGATGCAATTATTCTTGGAGCACTGCCATCAGCGGGAGAGCAAGGACTGGAAAGTCTAATGCAAAATCCACATGCGACTAGTGCTTTGGCCAGTTTGTTATCCACTAAAATTCAAAGTACCTGGATCAGTGCTTTATTTAATTTTTTCACTTCGATTTGCATGCTAACCGCATTTTTAGGTGTGTCTTTATGCCTGTATAGTTTTCTTGCGGATGGGTTAAAATTACGCGAATCAGGCTCTCATGGGGCCGGATTATTTCTACTTACCTTTTTACCCCCGTTACTCATTGTGATCTATTACCCAGGAGCATACATCCATGCGTTACGTTATGCCGGTATTTTCTGTATTATTTTATTACTACTTTTACCTGCATTAATGTGTTATTTTGGTAGAAGGCATTACAACACGGTCTTTAAAGTTCCGGGAGGAAAACTCTCTCAAGGTGCGGTAATAATCGCATCAATTGCTTTATTGAGTCATGAAGTTTACATTCTACTCGCTTGA
- the cmpA gene encoding C-OmpA-like family protein CmpA has translation MSLNFVKTRILGYGLMICLLSSCFHPPYNNFRTDHRTARKAVGGAAFGAATGALAGGTITGALIGGVIGGGVGATVGLYKDSKPSIIKELRKQDIDFVEYGDTMTLYVPTDKYYMFASPRFNELCYPGLINIIRLLKLYPNSPIYVAGFTDNVGSRYHKRLLSQAQAETMLSYLWANNIQAYRLKAEGYGDKHAVSENTLIHGSAQNRRIEIQWFTGLVAQAQPQAMYIK, from the coding sequence ATGTCACTTAATTTCGTTAAAACACGAATATTAGGGTATGGGTTAATGATTTGCTTATTAAGTAGTTGTTTTCATCCACCCTATAACAATTTTCGTACTGATCATCGTACCGCTCGTAAAGCCGTTGGAGGAGCAGCCTTTGGTGCCGCAACTGGAGCCTTAGCTGGTGGAACCATAACTGGGGCACTTATCGGTGGAGTTATAGGAGGCGGTGTTGGTGCTACTGTTGGGCTTTATAAAGACAGTAAACCCTCCATAATAAAAGAACTCAGAAAACAAGACATCGATTTCGTCGAGTATGGCGATACGATGACCTTATATGTTCCTACGGATAAGTATTATATGTTTGCCAGTCCCCGATTTAATGAGCTATGTTATCCTGGCTTAATTAATATAATTAGATTACTTAAACTTTATCCTAACAGCCCCATTTATGTTGCAGGGTTCACCGATAACGTAGGTTCTCGTTATCATAAGAGGCTCCTGTCCCAAGCTCAGGCAGAAACGATGCTCAGCTATTTATGGGCTAATAATATTCAGGCTTACAGACTAAAAGCCGAAGGTTATGGCGATAAACACGCGGTGTCAGAAAACACTCTAATTCATGGCAGTGCTCAAAACAGAAGGATAGAAATTCAATGGTTTACAGGATTAGTAGCCCAAGCACAACCCCAAGCGATGTATATAAAATAA
- a CDS encoding transcriptional repressor — MLKSNTRHITAESLYLQLKAYGNNIGLATIYRTLSDFMEVGIVKRHYFLV, encoded by the coding sequence ATCTTAAAAAGTAACACTCGCCATATAACGGCTGAATCTCTTTATTTACAGCTCAAGGCTTATGGCAATAATATTGGCCTAGCCACTATTTATCGTACTCTGTCAGATTTTATGGAAGTAGGTATTGTTAAGCGCCACTATTTCCTTGTGTAA
- a CDS encoding FAD-dependent oxidoreductase has translation MSENNIDVLIVGAGPVGLFCANEVTRHGLTCRIIDKKSMISDKSKALAIHIRTLDVLEDCGLIDEFLKQGQRILGVVFKSKGKKLLHANYEGVKSDRHFLIDLPQNQTEAILYQHLQNKGIEVDWETELTQFSQSQNGVSATIKKQENKTEIVNANWLIACDGSHSTIRHLLNAEFKGSSYQQAWWLADLLVDWEIPDNQMTVYISDRGPLACFPMGNKRYRFVLTAPQNGTSTPSMADIEQEFKHRSSDSATFSNPMWITQFSIHHRQIQQYRHDRVFIAGDAAHIHSPMGGQGLNTGMQDIYNLIWKLSLVAKKKAKPELLDSYHAERFRIGQEVLKKTDHMTRLIQMTNPLAITLRNALIRLITSSKTVRNFLATDIAELNISYAKSPIVHQSGSLKKLSAGKFLPNFQLVDNETQKTANRNAILKDTLHHLFIFIGEETENSAQLMTLAQTFAEQYAQILQVHLVVFNKVESANQSLKIWLDTQKQVHQSFGITQQTLLLIRPDKYIGILQTPINKEEFMKDLYLLS, from the coding sequence TGAAGTTACCCGCCATGGATTAACTTGCCGTATCATAGATAAAAAAAGCATGATTAGTGATAAATCAAAGGCCTTAGCTATCCATATTCGCACTTTAGATGTATTAGAAGATTGCGGGCTAATTGATGAATTTTTAAAACAAGGACAACGCATTCTAGGAGTGGTTTTTAAATCCAAGGGTAAAAAATTACTGCATGCAAATTATGAAGGGGTGAAATCAGACAGACATTTTCTAATTGACCTCCCTCAAAATCAAACTGAAGCTATTTTATATCAACACCTTCAGAATAAGGGTATTGAAGTAGATTGGGAAACAGAGCTGACACAGTTTAGCCAGTCTCAAAATGGCGTTTCTGCCACCATTAAAAAACAAGAAAATAAAACTGAAATAGTTAATGCCAATTGGTTAATTGCATGCGATGGCTCCCACAGCACTATTCGCCACTTACTTAATGCTGAATTTAAAGGTTCTTCTTATCAACAAGCCTGGTGGCTTGCTGATTTATTAGTTGACTGGGAGATACCGGATAATCAAATGACTGTATATATCAGTGATCGAGGACCATTAGCCTGTTTCCCCATGGGAAATAAACGCTATCGATTTGTGCTGACCGCCCCTCAAAATGGTACGAGCACCCCATCAATGGCAGATATTGAACAGGAGTTCAAACATCGTAGTTCTGATTCTGCGACATTCTCTAATCCCATGTGGATAACGCAATTTTCTATTCATCACCGACAAATTCAGCAATACAGGCATGATAGAGTTTTTATTGCAGGTGATGCTGCACATATCCATAGTCCCATGGGAGGTCAGGGTCTAAATACTGGAATGCAAGATATTTATAATCTGATTTGGAAATTGTCATTAGTTGCAAAGAAAAAGGCTAAACCTGAATTATTAGACAGCTATCATGCAGAGCGTTTTCGTATAGGACAAGAGGTACTCAAAAAAACAGATCACATGACTCGATTGATACAGATGACTAATCCTCTGGCAATAACACTACGTAATGCTTTAATACGACTCATTACTTCATCCAAGACAGTCAGAAACTTTCTGGCCACAGATATTGCAGAATTAAATATTTCCTATGCTAAAAGTCCCATCGTACATCAATCAGGCTCTCTAAAGAAATTATCAGCAGGCAAATTCTTACCTAATTTTCAACTGGTTGATAATGAAACACAAAAAACAGCAAATAGAAATGCTATCCTTAAAGACACGTTACACCATCTTTTTATTTTCATCGGTGAGGAGACTGAAAATAGTGCACAGTTGATGACTCTCGCACAAACATTTGCTGAACAATACGCTCAAATCTTACAAGTACATCTAGTCGTATTTAACAAAGTAGAGTCTGCTAATCAATCTTTAAAAATCTGGCTGGATACGCAAAAACAGGTACATCAGAGCTTTGGCATTACCCAACAAACACTGCTTCTGATTAGGCCAGATAAATACATAGGAATATTACAAACGCCAATAAATAAAGAAGAGTTCATGAAAGATCTCTATTTATTATCTTAA
- a CDS encoding HPF/RaiA family ribosome-associated protein produces MSTVQTTIRGISSTLTINYHIDRHFNKLKRSYGKINKCRVVIDLAKNNTHKDKLYSVCITITIPGKELVSKKQDPNLFIAVRNGFLALEQLLEKHHKKKLLFNKNYSNYLRDYKNDSIVRVS; encoded by the coding sequence ATGTCAACAGTTCAAACAACAATCCGCGGTATTTCATCAACACTGACAATCAATTACCACATCGATAGACATTTTAATAAGCTGAAAAGATCCTACGGCAAAATAAATAAATGCAGAGTGGTTATCGATTTGGCTAAAAATAACACACACAAAGACAAACTGTATAGTGTGTGCATCACTATAACTATTCCTGGAAAAGAGTTAGTGAGTAAAAAGCAGGATCCCAATTTATTTATAGCTGTTCGTAATGGCTTTTTAGCTCTCGAACAATTATTAGAGAAACACCATAAAAAGAAATTGCTGTTTAACAAGAACTACTCTAATTATCTGCGAGATTATAAAAACGACTCAATAGTTCGAGTCAGCTAA
- a CDS encoding amino acid permease, with translation MLNSKLIGGILLIVGTSIGGGMLALPVSTAEVGFTNSLIFLFFCWLVMTAGALLVLEVNLRLPPGSNMISMAKATLGVPGQIIAWITYLFLLYTLLAAYISGGSDVFNALLHKANIDLPHWITSIIFTALFSFVVYKGIRSVDYVNRGLMFGKLGVYVLLVAIISPHVSPVGLVGGSTRAITGTLMILITSFGFASIVPSLRDYFEDDIRTLRRVILFGSLIPLFCYIIWDAVIMGVVSREGSNGLIALMSSEHATSGLTEALNQSVNNQWISGFFGFFTSICMVTAFLGVSLGLFDFLADGLKLKKTGQQGQYTLALTFIPPLAVVLFKPGIYLNALSYAGVCCVILLLLLPAIMAWQGRKTCVLAPAESHMVPGGNPSLGLIGFIAIAILIISIMY, from the coding sequence GTGCTCAATTCAAAATTAATAGGTGGTATATTACTAATTGTCGGAACTTCTATAGGTGGCGGGATGCTAGCTCTTCCTGTTTCCACCGCAGAAGTGGGTTTTACCAACTCCCTAATTTTTCTTTTTTTCTGTTGGTTGGTCATGACAGCCGGGGCTTTACTCGTTCTTGAAGTGAATCTTCGCCTCCCCCCTGGCAGTAATATGATCTCTATGGCAAAAGCAACGCTAGGTGTTCCTGGACAAATTATTGCCTGGATCACTTATTTATTTTTACTGTACACCCTTCTTGCTGCCTATATTTCAGGAGGTAGCGATGTCTTTAATGCTTTATTGCATAAAGCCAATATTGATTTACCTCACTGGATCACATCCATCATTTTCACAGCCCTATTTAGTTTTGTAGTTTATAAAGGGATTCGATCTGTAGATTATGTTAATCGCGGTTTGATGTTTGGTAAGTTAGGCGTCTATGTACTATTAGTTGCGATTATTAGCCCCCATGTTTCTCCTGTTGGTCTAGTTGGAGGCTCAACTCGAGCTATTACTGGAACCCTCATGATATTAATCACTTCGTTTGGCTTTGCCTCAATAGTTCCCAGTCTCCGTGATTACTTTGAAGATGACATTCGTACGTTACGACGTGTTATTCTATTTGGTTCCTTGATTCCTTTATTCTGCTACATAATATGGGATGCAGTGATTATGGGGGTAGTCTCCCGAGAAGGTAGCAATGGCCTAATCGCTTTGATGAGCTCCGAGCATGCTACCAGTGGTTTAACTGAGGCGTTAAATCAGTCGGTAAACAATCAATGGATTAGCGGATTTTTTGGCTTCTTTACTTCAATCTGTATGGTTACCGCGTTTCTTGGGGTTTCACTAGGCTTATTTGATTTCTTAGCTGATGGCTTAAAGCTTAAAAAAACAGGTCAACAAGGACAATATACTCTAGCGCTCACCTTTATACCTCCTTTAGCCGTAGTATTATTCAAGCCCGGAATTTACTTGAATGCATTAAGTTATGCTGGCGTTTGTTGTGTTATTTTACTACTCCTCTTGCCTGCTATTATGGCATGGCAAGGAAGAAAAACCTGCGTACTCGCACCTGCAGAAAGCCACATGGTACCGGGCGGCAACCCAAGTTTGGGACTCATAGGCTTCATCGCTATCGCAATACTAATAATCTCAATAATGTATTAA
- a CDS encoding carbonic anhydrase family protein, which translates to MKTISKKEQHNITPDQAIDLLHKGNQRFIQNLRFNRNLLQQVNETADGQYPFATILSCIDSRTPAELIFDQGLGDIFSIRIAGNIVNDDIIGSLEFACKAAGSKLIVVLGHTNCGAIKGACDEAELGYLTQLLEKIKPAIHQERTFKENRNGSNLAYVNEVAKINIKNSIQHILNKSSIIKELKAQRTIKIIGGLYDVSSGEVLFFEE; encoded by the coding sequence ATGAAAACGATTAGTAAAAAAGAGCAACATAATATCACCCCAGACCAAGCAATTGATTTGCTGCATAAGGGAAATCAACGGTTTATTCAAAACTTGCGATTTAATCGAAATTTACTACAACAAGTAAATGAAACAGCTGATGGGCAATACCCTTTCGCCACAATTTTAAGTTGTATTGATTCACGAACACCAGCAGAATTAATATTTGACCAAGGTCTTGGGGATATTTTTAGTATTAGAATTGCAGGTAATATTGTGAATGATGATATTATCGGTAGTTTAGAATTCGCTTGTAAAGCAGCGGGATCTAAATTAATTGTAGTTCTAGGCCATACCAATTGTGGCGCAATAAAAGGGGCTTGTGATGAAGCTGAGTTAGGATATTTAACTCAGCTTTTAGAAAAAATAAAACCAGCAATTCACCAGGAAAGAACATTTAAAGAAAATCGAAACGGGAGTAATCTCGCTTATGTCAATGAAGTTGCCAAAATTAATATCAAAAATAGCATTCAACATATTCTAAATAAAAGTAGTATTATAAAGGAGCTAAAGGCTCAAAGAACCATTAAAATTATTGGTGGTTTGTACGACGTTTCCTCTGGAGAGGTCTTATTTTTTGAAGAGTAA
- a CDS encoding glycosyltransferase family 39 protein — protein MLEDYSAEVLNTKKTTYYFWLFILIHTLIWTIGPSLLRPTVPHDTLEGITWGLQWQLGYNKHPFVTAWLCAGITQLFGVTGWPVYLLAQLAVSITFIAVWKLAQQILPLLHALIATLLLEGVLFYNINSFNFTPDTLQSPLWALLSLFFYQALTKQNLSNWLYTAFFAALSVCTKYQAALLLLPMFLFCLFNPVARKSFTKPGVYYALVIFIVLVMPHLLWLYEHHFITLTYAAEISSDYTHNKNLLNHLTHPAGFLINSVVDVVGVFVLLWPFYNKNRIKFPLTSFQSQFLITLGLGPLILTFLLCCFTGDYFPPRWSTPYFFMLGILCLSYLKPALSKKQLQQFAITLLLFSSSLFFIRMSTLTLFPRPNSDAFLPNKQIALTLSKLWEERYHTQLPYLAGSHYLVTGVVPYMSHYPIPYLSWESEDSSWLDEQQLRQHGGLFIWDKNGYYAWDKQSQTHIDLPEAVIKRFPKLEIMPDYTFYRLSDNYSIEIGVAILPPSD, from the coding sequence ATGCTAGAAGACTACTCTGCCGAAGTGCTTAACACCAAAAAAACCACCTATTATTTCTGGCTCTTTATTCTTATTCATACATTAATATGGACCATTGGACCTTCATTATTGAGACCTACTGTACCGCATGATACCTTAGAAGGAATTACCTGGGGTCTTCAATGGCAATTAGGTTATAACAAGCATCCCTTTGTAACAGCCTGGCTTTGTGCAGGAATAACTCAATTATTTGGAGTCACAGGCTGGCCGGTTTATCTTTTAGCTCAACTGGCAGTATCTATCACTTTTATTGCAGTTTGGAAATTGGCACAACAGATACTTCCCTTACTCCATGCACTTATCGCTACGTTACTATTAGAAGGAGTCCTTTTTTATAATATTAACTCCTTTAATTTTACTCCTGATACCTTACAATCTCCTTTATGGGCATTACTAAGTCTATTTTTTTATCAAGCCCTAACAAAACAAAATTTAAGTAATTGGCTCTATACTGCCTTTTTTGCTGCACTCTCTGTTTGTACTAAATACCAAGCAGCATTATTACTGCTGCCTATGTTCTTGTTTTGCTTATTTAATCCTGTAGCACGCAAGAGTTTTACTAAACCAGGAGTATATTACGCCCTAGTAATATTTATAGTGTTAGTCATGCCTCATTTGCTCTGGCTTTATGAGCACCATTTTATTACTTTAACCTACGCCGCCGAGATTTCTTCGGACTACACCCATAACAAAAATCTTTTAAATCATCTTACTCATCCTGCAGGATTCTTAATTAACAGTGTTGTCGATGTTGTAGGAGTTTTTGTTCTACTTTGGCCTTTTTATAACAAAAATAGAATCAAATTCCCTTTAACTTCCTTCCAAAGCCAATTTCTCATTACTTTAGGATTAGGGCCACTCATCCTTACTTTTTTACTTTGTTGTTTTACTGGCGATTATTTCCCACCAAGATGGTCTACCCCCTATTTCTTTATGCTAGGTATCCTTTGTCTCAGCTATTTAAAGCCAGCCCTCTCTAAAAAACAATTACAACAATTTGCGATTACATTACTGCTCTTTAGCTCCTCATTATTTTTCATTAGAATGAGCACATTAACCCTGTTTCCAAGGCCTAATAGTGATGCCTTTCTACCTAATAAGCAAATCGCTTTAACTTTATCCAAACTTTGGGAAGAACGATATCACACTCAATTACCCTATCTTGCCGGAAGCCACTATCTTGTTACAGGCGTCGTACCTTATATGTCGCATTACCCCATACCCTATTTAAGCTGGGAGTCAGAAGACAGTTCTTGGCTTGATGAACAACAACTACGTCAACATGGCGGGCTGTTTATTTGGGACAAAAATGGATATTACGCTTGGGATAAACAAAGCCAAACTCATATTGATTTACCAGAGGCCGTTATAAAACGTTTTCCAAAATTAGAAATCATGCCTGATTATACTTTTTATAGGTTATCCGATAATTATTCTATAGAGATCGGTGTGGCAATTTTACCCCCTTCCGATTGA